TTTTTACTGGATGGTCGCCTTTCTGGTAGTCTCCATTCTGTTCAGCCGTTCAGTCGGCATTGAGGCAATTATCTTGCTGGCCATTCCGTTTTCGTACTTCATCGCCCACTTTTTCATTTTTGCAAAAAACCGTTTCTGGCCCGAACTGCTGTTTTATCTGTTCCTCGGAACCATTGCAACGGTTATGATAATTGGCTAATCCGATGGATTCATCAAAGCCGACACTGGCCATATATGGCATTCAGGACCGGATGGATCTGGACCATCCGGGCTATGTCCACGACCACAATATGGCGCTCATGTCGGGTGGGAAAGTGATAAAGCTTTTGCAGCTGGAGCGCATCAGTCGCCGAAAAAGGGACAATCATCTGTACCAGCGAATCACTGAAATCCTGCGAAAGGAGAAGCTACTCTCCCCGGCCGATTACGATTTAGTTTTTGTGAATAATGTGGTCGGACGGTCTTTCATCTCGACTGATGGACAAGCCCGGTTCGAAGCACCGTTAAACGAAAAACTTTTCGCTTCCGCGGAAAAAGGCCGCTGCTGGTGGTATGGTAAAGAACACGATGCCTGGGTCGTTAATCACGAACTGGCTCATCTTTTCTCTTCGCTTCCGTTCACCGGAGATATCAAGGACAACAGCCTGTTGATCCACTTCGACGGCGGCGCCAGCTTGTCCAATTTTTCGGCATGGACCTACCGGAACAACCAATTGACACCGCTGGAATATCACTGGGACTTGAAATACCTGACCACCCTGTTTAATGCCAATTCGCTGGCCTTTGGTATCATTGGAGCCAAAATGGAAGACCAGAATTCCGTTCCCGGGAAAATGATGGGTTATGCCTCATACGGAAAACATTCGACTGAACTGGAACAGTGGCTAAATAAGCATCAGTTCTTCGAAGATATTTGGGGAAAACGTTCCGTCTTTTTCCAACAGGCAAAAAAAGACTGGAACTGGCAAGGAAATTCATTCGATCAGAAAGACCCTTTTCTTCAGGATATCATCGCCACCATGCAGCATATTTTTCAACGCGATTTCCTGAAAAAGTTAAGAGAATTGCGTGAGCAAACCGGTTGCGAAAACCTGTATTACTCAGGCGGATGTGCCTTGAATATTGTGACCAATTCGCTCGTCGTGAATGAAAATCTGTTCGACTTCGTCTTCATTCCGCCTTGCTGTGAAGATTCGGGACTGGCACTGGGAGCTGCGGCCTATGTTGAGTTGTTGAAACACGGCAAAGTTGAGAAACATTCGCCATACCTGAACAACTGGGGACTTCTTCCCGAAATGGTAAGCTACACTAAAGAAACGTTGGAGCAGATAGCCGCCGACCTGATGGACAACCGTGTCATTGGAATCGCGAATGGCGCGGGAGAATCGGGACCGCGTGCGTTAGGTAACCGGAGCATCATTGCCCGAGCTGACTCAGCTCAGCTGGCCCGAAAAGCGAGCATGGAACACAAGGGCCGGGAATGGTACCGGCCGGTGGCTCCCATCATGCTGGAACGAAATGCCAAAGAAGTAACAGGCCTTGACGAAATTCATCCGCTTTCGCGATACATGCTGCTGGATTTCAATATTCTTCCCGAAAGGAAGAAAGAGATAGAAGGAGTCGTTCATGTGGATGGCACATCACGGATTCAAACAATTTTCCAACG
This Prolixibacter sp. NT017 DNA region includes the following protein-coding sequences:
- a CDS encoding carbamoyltransferase C-terminal domain-containing protein, whose protein sequence is MDSSKPTLAIYGIQDRMDLDHPGYVHDHNMALMSGGKVIKLLQLERISRRKRDNHLYQRITEILRKEKLLSPADYDLVFVNNVVGRSFISTDGQARFEAPLNEKLFASAEKGRCWWYGKEHDAWVVNHELAHLFSSLPFTGDIKDNSLLIHFDGGASLSNFSAWTYRNNQLTPLEYHWDLKYLTTLFNANSLAFGIIGAKMEDQNSVPGKMMGYASYGKHSTELEQWLNKHQFFEDIWGKRSVFFQQAKKDWNWQGNSFDQKDPFLQDIIATMQHIFQRDFLKKLRELREQTGCENLYYSGGCALNIVTNSLVVNENLFDFVFIPPCCEDSGLALGAAAYVELLKHGKVEKHSPYLNNWGLLPEMVSYTKETLEQIAADLMDNRVIGIANGAGESGPRALGNRSIIARADSAQLARKASMEHKGREWYRPVAPIMLERNAKEVTGLDEIHPLSRYMLLDFNILPERKKEIEGVVHVDGTSRIQTIFQREDNPFLFDLLELLDEKYGLKALINTSFNQRGEPIVHTAEDALSSAKAMQLDGVVLNGKYSRL